One part of the Huiozyma naganishii CBS 8797 chromosome 13, complete genome genome encodes these proteins:
- the KAR5 gene encoding Kar5p (similar to Saccharomyces cerevisiae KAR5 (YMR065W); ancestral locus Anc_2.632) has protein sequence MRSVLCIPWLVPSAVAMSADLLKLHSGSQILPNDSAYLQEMFPALKTSCVREALKPIFPRCLTEGFDTISIEAKVSVAVALSFCQFETSNLKHGCNIENTVDDIRDCMAMYGLINEWWTTYNGYYQNLYQMCDSNDISVQKEQILNTFINVTHWVNDLNDQWGDLFDDWMEEVKSGASEKIGEFNDILETDLVSLRQEAEKQQFQMTNNFHSFFEELKNLMEKEREDFLKEFHFKDGAIIDGLDRIQEAASELALEINDDLTLQVRQMKEAELQNWQDMNSITESTLLARKADQLTVGRELEGFVYDTRLLLGQLTNEIEQITQHSVKEVLDDTLSLELGNIQQNFFNSWREITNQINGELQFWNDGIVEKLTGISSSLDDMTLKVNYLESRFQRFWYMTRTIFTFLNPVYWVSMIGIFWGIKYVCPHFSVLWNFVSASFNWILVLLAVYWGGQFGSILININRV, from the coding sequence ATGCGTTCCGTGCTATGTATACCTTGGTTGGTACCCTCCGCAGTAGCAATGTCAGCGGATTTGTTAAAACTGCACAGTGGCAGCCAAATACTTCCAAATGACTCCGCATATTTACAAGAGATGTTCCCAGCCTTGAAGACAAGCTGTGTCAGAGAGGCCCTGAAACCTATATTCCCGCGATGTCTTACAGAGGGGTTTGATACAATTTCGATAGAGGCTAAAGTTTCAGTTGCCGTGGCTTTGAGTTTTTGTCAGTTTGAAACGTCCAATCTGAAACATGGCTGTAACATAGAAAACACGGTAGATGATATTCGGGATTGTATGGCTATGTACGGCTTAATTAACGAATGGTGGACTACCTACAATGGTTACTACCAGAATCTGTACCAAATGTGTGACAGTAACGATATTTCAGTCCAGAAGGAACAAATCTTGAACACTTTTATTAATGTCACACATTGGGTTAATGATTTGAATGATCAATGGGGGGATCTTTTTGACGATTGGATGGAGGAGGTCAAATCCGGGGCTAGCGAAAAAATCGGGGAGTTCAATGATATATTGGAAACCGATCTTGTCAGTTTGAGACAGGAAGCTGAAAAGCAGCAGTTCCAAATGACTAACAATTTCCAttcattctttgaagaattgaaaaacctaatggagaaggaaagagaagattttttgaaggagtttcATTTCAAAGATGGTGCGATAATAGACGGTTTAGATCGAATACAGGAAGCTGCTTCAGAATTGGCTTTGGAAATAAACGATGACTTAACCCTTCAAGTGCGGCAAATGAAGGAAGCCGAATTACAAAATTGGCAAGATATGAACTCGATAACCGAGAGTACCTTATTAGCCAGAAAGGCTGATCAATTGACAGTAGGTagagaacttgaaggatTTGTTTATGATACACGGCTGCTGCTCGGTCAATTGACGAATGAAATCGAACAAATTACACAACACTCCGTGAAGGAAGTTCTTGACGATACACTATCATTGGAATTAGGGAATATCCAAcaaaacttcttcaacagttgGAGAGAGATAACCAACCAAATCAATGGAGAATTGCAATTTTGGAACGATGGAATTGTCGAGAAACTCACTGGCATATCCAGCTCATTAGACGATATGACACTGAAAGTAAATTACCTGGAGTCTAGATTCCAACGTTTTTGGTATATGACAAGAACGATATTTACGTTTTTGAACCCTGTGTATTGGGTCTCCATGATTGGTATCTTTTGGGGGATTAAGTATGTGTGTCCACATTTCTCCGTTTTGTGGAACTTTGTATCGGCATCCTTCAATTGGATTTTAGTCCTCTTGGCTGTGTATTGGGGTGGTCAATTTGGTTCCATTCTGATAAATATAAATCGGGTCTAA
- the AEP1 gene encoding Aep1p (similar to Saccharomyces cerevisiae AEP1 (YMR064W); ancestral locus Anc_2.631): MPLSRIYKSVSQCQRTRDVLFRNCWKTGSEFVSHRTPGQVIHPFYRVSGRERLLMCYGDGPVALADGRPVFASVIEGKAGVGQLVMGPVKLQNKAGVSQWLKEYTQRIDEESAVTLQECHLAGEGASRKTLLTRDDRRLQEVVQLLEKQDPDEGAAADSVALNSLIDYILISRHHSGLFAEDIYSFILGDPRLVDTLEKVSLVIESVQGHMYTKLDHLRAVEPLLVQALQVADFLKNCTTEQHTAFDFTLDKLFQTVNRRFNYNDCLRHFEPHVLLLLLRHYLHKSMAAIRAKTVIERMIQQGIKPPQDSIDAYLRLLESKSRKEKLVFIADFRPLIENAPSVTLLSFCIALCQHYNEIMCLVNIVMKQPQEQREQLLEALFPQLVTKCEECSAKGKNSNLHKSADLCGVLNLFAQNNIELPSNHAKLCIDHLLKYENLTMAASLARKFDLPNPQELSQAVNTD; the protein is encoded by the coding sequence ATGCCACTGAGTCGTATTTACAAGAGTGTGTCCCAGTGTCAGCGGACAAGGGACGTTTTGTTCCGGAATTGCTGGAAAACAGGATCCGAGTTCGTATCGCACAGGACGCCAGGGCAGGTTATCCACCCGTTTTATAGGGTGAGCGGTCGTGAGCGATTGCTGATGTGCTACGGGGACGGTCCTGTGGCGCTTGCGGACGGTCGGCCCGTCTTTGCGAGTGTTATTGAGGGCAAAGCCGGAGTGGGCCAGCTTGTCATGGGACCCGTtaaattgcaaaacaaaGCAGGTGTCTCGCAATGGTTGAAGGAATATACCCAGAGAATCGATGAAGAAAGTGCGGTCACTTTGCAAGAATGTCACTTGGCAGGCGAGGGTGCCTCGCGGAAAACTCTGTTGACTCGAGACGACCGGAGATTGCAAGAGGTGGTCCAGCTACTGGAGAAACAAGATCCTGATGAAGGAGCTGCTGCGGACTCGGTTGCTTTGAACTCGCTGATCGATTACATTCTAATCAGCCGCCACCATTCAGGGCTTTTCGCAGAGGACATTTATTCGTTCATCTTGGGAGATCCGCGTCTCGTTGACACTCTGGAGAAAGTCTCACTGGTGATCGAGTCCGTACAGGGCCATATGTACACGAAATTGGACCATTTGCGAGCGGTGGAACCATTGCTCGTCCAAGCACTGCAAGTGGCAGACTTCCTGAAGAATTGTACTACAGAGCAACACACCGCATTTGATTTTACTTTGGACAAACTCTTCCAGACTGTCAACAGGAGATTTAACTACAACGACTGTTTGCGCCATTTTGAACCACACGTGCTGCTCCTCCTGCTGAGACACTACCTCCATAAATCTATGGCTGCCATCAGGGCAAAGACCGTGATCGAAAGAATGATCCAGCAAGGGATAAAACCGCCACAGGACAGTATCGACGCGTATCTTCGCTTGTTGGAATCAAAGTCAAGgaaggagaaactggtGTTCATCGCGGATTTTAGACCTCTGATCGAGAATGCACCTTCTGTAACACTACTTTCCTTCTGCATTGCACTTTGTCAACATTATAACGAAATAATGTGTTTGGTCAACATTGTCATGAAACAACCGCAAGAACAGAGGGAACAATTGCTGGAGGCTTTATTCCCACAGTTGGTAACCAAGTGCGAGGAGTGTAGTGCAAAGGGCAAAAACTCAAACTTACACAAATCGGCAGATCTGTGCGGTGTCTTAAACCTATTTGCCCAAAATAACATTGAACTACCAAGCAATCATGCTAAACTGTGCATCGATCATCTTCTCAAATATGAGAACTTAACCATGGCCGCATCGCTTGCTCGGAAATTCGACCTGCCAAACCCTCAAGAACTAAGTCAAGCTGTAAACACAGATTGA
- the RIM9 gene encoding Rim9p (similar to Saccharomyces cerevisiae RIM9 (YMR063W); ancestral locus Anc_2.630), with the protein MLRITRLRVITLLLCCIVTFHVFPIVSAPLTHINLARFDIYEYGIFGWCTVPPDRYCTDRGIGYSSNVATDSLLELTLPSHSKFSISRLLVVHFIAFALSAVLLVLCAVCDVSPKLRDSTNAIQCALLLSLTVFLFSLLSFLVDILLFTTFLNWPGWLMLATTVISAVVASMLGSLRRMVSLKNYERTSHRAGFPPRTETFPLHSLKQVGSLPAGRRRGPDAVTMSFSSRERLGEQITEPQVSYYNLID; encoded by the coding sequence ATGCTGCGAATCACACGGCTCAGGGTGATCACGCTGCTTCTATGTTGCATCGTGACGTTCCATGTGTTTCCGATCGTGTCTGCGCCCTTGACACACATCAATCTGGCGCGGTTTGACATCTACGAGTACGGAATCTTTGGGTGGTGCACTGTGCCGCCGGACCGGTACTGCACTGACCGCGGCATCGGTTACAGCAGTAATGTGGCCACCGATTCATTACTTGAGCTGACTCTGCCCTCGCACTCCAAATTCAGCATCTCACGTCTTCTCGTCGTCCATTTCATTGCGTTTGCGCTCAGCGCGGTGCTTCTCGTGCTGTGTGCTGTGTGCGATGTGTCCCCCAAGCTACGAGATTCGACAAACGCGATCCAGTGTgcactgctgctgtcgCTGACCGTGTTCCTGTTCTCACTGCTGAGCTTTCTAGTGGACATCCTACTGTTCACGACGTTTCTGAATTGGCCTGGGTGGTTAATGCTGGCGACCACGGTCATCTCCGCGGTCGTCGCGTCAATGCTCGGGTCGCTCCGCCGCATGGTCTCGCTCAAGAACTACGAGAGAACAAGCCACAGGGCAGGGTTCCCACCTCGCACAGAGACTTTCCCTCTACACTCGCTCAAACAAGTGGGATCCCTGCCAGCAGGCAGACGCAGAGGCCCCGACGCGGTCACCATGTCTTTCTCTAGCAGAGAAAGACTCGGGGAACAAATCACGGAGCCGCAAGTCTCCTACTACAACCTGATAGACTGA
- the ARG7 gene encoding glutamate N-acetyltransferase (similar to Saccharomyces cerevisiae ECM40 (YMR062C); ancestral locus Anc_2.628) — MRVSPRLLQRAAKSIDKYALYVPQSGVFPKGFKVGAIASGVKKNGALDLGVIVNTNKSRLSSAAAVFTTNKFKAAPVLASKQVLEAVRGKGINAIVVNSGCANSVTGELGMADANEMVSLVNTQMGGTPNATLVMSTGVIGQRLQMDKITNGINKLFNENRFGAHFEDWLNITKSICTTDTFPKLISSKFKLPNGQEYTLTGMAKGAGMICPNMATLLGFIVTDLPIASTALNKMLHHATNRSFNCISVDGDMSTNDTICMIANGAIETQEVKEDSEAFEQVQEQITQFAQRLAQLVVRDGEGSTKFVTVNVQNSLTFDDAKIIAESISNSMLVKTALYGQDANWGRILCAIGYAKLDNLKSLDESKINVSFIATDDSEPRELKLVVNGVPNLNVDEERASQILALNDLEIKVDLGTGSETAQFWTCDLTREYVTINGDYRS; from the coding sequence ATGAGAGTTTCGCCAAGGTTGTTGCAAAGGGCAGCTAAAAGTATCGACAAATATGCACTGTACGTTCCGCAGAGTGGGGTGTTCCCGAAGGGCTTCAAAGTAGGTGCCATCGCCTCTGgggtgaagaagaacgggGCCCTCGATTTGGGGGTCATTGTGAACACGAACAAGTCTCGTCTTTCTTCTGCAGCGGCCGTTTTCACaacaaacaagttcaaAGCGGCTCCCGTTCTTGCCTCGAAACAGGTGCTCGAGGCGGTCAGAGGAAAGGGCATCAATGCGATCGTAGTCAACTCTGGCTGTGCCAATTCTGTCACTGGTGAATTGGGGATGGCCGACGCAAACGAGATGGTCAGCCTCGTCAACACGCAGATGGGGGGTACACCGAACGCAACGCTGGTCATGTCCACTGGGGTCATCGGGCAACGGTTGCAGATGGACAAGATTACCAACGGTATTaacaaactgttcaacgaAAACAGGTTTGGTGCTCATTTTGAGGACTGGTTGAACATCACAAAATCGATCTGTACCACGGACACTTTCCCTAAATTGATCAGTTCGAAGTTTAAGTTGCCCAACGGGCAGGAGTACACTTTGACTGGGATGGCTAAAGGTGCCGGTATGATCTGCCCAAATATGGCCACCTTGCTTGGGTTCATAGTTACGGACTTACCCATCGCAAGCACcgctttgaacaaaatgCTGCACCATGCGACAAACCGTTCATTTAACTGTATCTCCGTGGACGGCGATATGAGTACTAACGATACCATCTGCATGATTGCCAATGGTGCAATTGAAACGCAAGAGGTCAAGGAGGATAGTGAGGCGTTTGAACAGGTTCAGGAACAGATCACACAATTTGCACAGAGACTGGCCCAGTTGGTCGTCCGCGACGGTGAGGGGTCTACCAAGTTTGTCACAGTCAACGTCCAGAACTCGTTAACTTTCGACGATGCCAAGATCATTGCCGAGTCGATCTCAAACTCAATGCTCGTTAAGACCGCTCTGTACGGACAAGACGCCAATTGGGGGAGAATCCTATGTGCAATCGGCTACGCCAAATTAGATAACTTGAAATCTTTGGACGAGAGTAAGATCAACGTTAGTTTCATTGCTACCGATGACTCGGAACCTCGTGAGCTGAAATTGGTGGTCAACGGGGTTCCAAACTTGAACGTCGACGAGGAGAGAGCGTCGCAAATCTTGGCGCTGAATGACTTGGAGATCAAAGTCGACTTGGGGACCGGTTCCGAGACAGCCCAATTCTGGACTTGCGACTTGACACGCGAATACGTTACCATAAACGGAGATTATAGATCATGA
- the RNA14 gene encoding cleavage polyadenylation factor subunit RNA14 (similar to Saccharomyces cerevisiae RNA14 (YMR061W); ancestral locus Anc_2.627): MSSASPENSLEPTPLVAPAVPGAGDDKETYLKLQIENDPLDILRQLELVQWYESNGQFSEMDVVYEKLHKRFPLYSALWVIQLKGNLQRDQFTEVETLLNECLSGASANNDLDLWMTYLDYVRRKNNLITGGQEARAIVIKAFDLVMQKCAVFEPLSAKFWSDYLQFLESWKPANKFEQQERIDLLRKLYKVMLTTPFDSLERMWKKYTQWEQETSNLNARKFIGELSGEYMKARSLYQEWSNATSGLRRISPMNLSTCNKNNIAQYNEDDIIDVEQLQTWLDWIQWEKENKLTLPEETLKERITYVYGQAVQYMVFCPEIWYDYVMYLADAPIEDRIRILSSALLANPSSPSLTFKLGECYELENNLPMLETTYQTTTDYIFSHFKILKGNQETDPVILSKHKEKLTFIYCIYMNTMKRLSGLAAARQVFGKCRKLKGNLSHAIYIENAYLESRNSNDNNKTAMKVLELGLKYFKEEGEYILKYMNFLTMLNKDSNIKTLFETSVDKIVDPVQLKLIYKKMISYESKFGSLNNVYSLESRFFERFPEENLIETFTDRYEIQNENYIKKLELAYMLENDQMAMIGTFSMNGNSKKRAMKTSNHMSPRKRMSRSSQEVPDAIVEMLKVLPKRQYFSNVILDPESLINFLVDQVEIPEDRS, encoded by the coding sequence ATGTCTTCCGCGTCTCCCGAGAACTCTTTGGAACCAACTCCGCTCGTTGCACCTGCCGTGCCCGGTGCCGGCGATGACAAGGAGACGTACTTGAAGTTACAAATAGAGAACGATCCGTTGGACATCCTGCGGCAGTTGGAACTTGTACAATGGTACGAGTCCAACGGTCAATTCAGCGAGATGGACGTGGTGTACGAGAAATTGCACAAGAGGTTTCCGCTGTATTCTGCTCTGTGGGTGATCCAGTTGAAGGGAAACCTTCAACGGGACCAGTTCACGGAAGTGGAGACATTGCTCAATGAGTGTTTGAGCGGTGCGTCTGCGAACAACGACTTGGACCTTTGGATGACGTATCTGGACTATGtgagaaggaaaaacaaCCTGATCACCGGTGGTCAAGAGGCGAGAGCCATTGTCATCAAGGCGTTCGATCTGGTCATGCAGAAATGCGCCGTGTTTGAACCTTTGTCCGCCAAATTCTGGAGTGACTACCTGCAATTCTTGGAGTCCTGGAAGCCAGCAAATAAGTTTGAGCAACAAGAACGTATAGACCTGCTCAGGAAACTGTACAAAGTCATGCTAACAACACCATTCGACAGTCTCGAGAGGATGTGGAAAAAATACACACAGTGGGAACAGGAGACTAGCAACCTGAACGCGAGAAAATTCATCGGTGAACTCTCTGGAGAATACATGAAGGCCCGGTCCCTGTACCAGGAGTGGTCCAACGCAACATCTGGCCTACGCAGAATCTCACCCATGAACCTGAGCACCTgtaataaaaataatataGCCCAGTATAACGAAGATGACATTATAGACGTCGAGCAACTACAAACGTGGCTAGATTGGATCCAATGGGAAAAGGAGAATAAACTGACTTTACCAGAGGAGACCCTAAAGGAAAGGATAACGTACGTTTACGGCCAGGCAGTTCAATACATGGTGTTTTGTCCTGAAATATGGTACGATTACGTGATGTACCTTGCCGATGCCCCCATTGAGGACCGGATCAGAATTCTATCAAGTGCACTTTTGGCCAACCCATCTTCCCCCTCCTTAACGTTCAAACTTGGCGAATGCTACGAATTAGAAAATAACCTCCCAATGTTGGAAACTACCTACCAAACAACGACAGACTACATCTTTTCGCACTTCAAAATCCTGAAAGGCAATCAAGAGACAGACCCAGTGATACTCTCAAAGCATAAAGAAAAATTAACTTTTATTTATTGCATATATATGAATACCATGAAAAGGCTGTCAGGGTTGGCCGCGGCGCGTCAAGTGTTCGGGAAGTGTCGGAAGTTGAAGGGCAATTTATCGCACGCCATCTACATTGAAAACGCATACCTGGAATCGCGGAACTCCAAtgacaacaacaaaacagCAATGAAAGTACTGGAGCTGGGATTGAAGTATTTCAAGGAAGAGGGAGAGTATATCCTCAAATACATGAATTTTTTGACAATGCTAAACAAGGACTCCAATATTAAAACGCTATTCGAAACCTCGGTGGACAAAATTGTCGACcctgttcaattgaaatTGATCTATAAGAAAATGATAAGTTACGAATCCAAGTTTGGTAGTTTGAATAACGTTTACTCGCTGGAATCAAGATTTTTCGAGAGGTTCCCCGAGGAGAATCTGATTGAGACTTTTACCGATAGGTATGAGATCCAGAACGAAAACTacatcaagaaactggaacTTGCGTATATGTTGGAGAACGATCAAATGGCGATGATTGGCACTTTTTCGATGAATGggaattcaaagaagagagcAATGAAGACAAGTAACCATATGTCACCACGTAAGAGAATGTCTCGTTCCAGTCAAGAGGTGCCAGACGCAATCGTCGAGATGCTCAAAGTCTTACCAAAGCGCCAGTACTTTAGCAATGTGATACTTGATCCCGAGAGTTTGATTAATTTTCTCGTGGACCAGGTTGAAATACCAGAAGACAGATCGTAA
- the SAM37 gene encoding SAM complex subunit SAM37 (similar to Saccharomyces cerevisiae SAM37 (YMR060C); ancestral locus Anc_2.626), with protein MLHCLHLWGVDGRPSLVSPESLALFWYLGDELAGVPARQRSDWELVFSNNTSLSPTGVLPLLCLIEDDLEDGRRKVMRNICGYGDIVQYIINEVQCRNTGLLDLAAGVHYLKRELGLLTLYQMYLNRDNYVQFTRKQFSKLLYWPMWYNAPIQTRAKVKRQCEERLALEFLPLDEDDLEDTPSELQGAMEQPEQLTQSKTFRLKQSQNMRRKEELSAKKLELQFFHKLIEVLHHSQVLEDELHTDFEFAYTNLLQAYVYVLVNLPDGDSTRARIEREFGSEYLQGIEHAIDLKNNGAGLLKIREAQFQEQGNIIMSVYHKARQTAQYLSGEAW; from the coding sequence ATGCTGCACTGTTTGCATCTATGGGGGGTCGATGGACGTCCTAGTCTCGTTTCTCCTGAAAGTCTGGCACTTTTTTGGTACCTGGGCGATGAGCTCGCGGGGGTCCCCGCAAGGCAGCGGTCTGACTGGGAGCTAGTGTTCTCTAACAACACTAGCTTGTCCCCGACTGGGGTGCTGCCCTTACTGTGCCTGATAGAGGATGATTTGGAGGACGGTAGACGTAAAGTGATGAGGAATATTTGCGGGTACGGCGACATTGTACAGTACATTATCAACGAGGTCCAATGCCGGAACACTGGGTTGCTCGATCTGGCTGCTGGGGTACACTACTTGAAAAGGGAGCTTGGGCTTCTCACACTGTACCAGATGTACTTGAACAGAGACAACTACGTGCAGTTTACTAGGAAGCAGTTTTCAAAGCTACTATATTGGCCAATGTGGTATAACGCTCCGATACAGACTAGGGCGAAAGTCAAGAGGCAATGCGAGGAACGGTTGGCATTGGAGTTTCTGCCCCTTGACGAGGACGATCTTGAGGACACACCGTCCGAGTTGCAGGGGGCAATGGAGCAACCTGAGCAGTTGACGCAATCGAAGACGTTTAGACTCAAACAATCTCAAAATATGAGAAGGAAAGAGGAGCTATCAGCCAAGAAGTTAGAGTTACAATTTTTCCACAAATTGATTGAAGTATTGCACCACTCGCAGGTGCTAGAGGATGAGTTACACACCGATTTTGAGTTTGCATACACGAATTTATTGCAGGCCTACGTGTACGTCTTGGTAAATCTACCAGATGGTGATAGCACGAGGGCTCGTATTGAAAGAGAGTTTGGATCAGAGTATTTGCAGGGAATAGAGCACGCCatagatttgaagaacaacggCGCCGGTCTCCTAAAGATACGAGAAGCTCAATTCCAGGAACAGGGCAATATAATCATGTCAGTATACCACAAGGCCAGACAAACGGCTCAGTACTTATCGGGTGAAGCATGGTAA